The proteins below come from a single Sorghum bicolor cultivar BTx623 chromosome 4, Sorghum_bicolor_NCBIv3, whole genome shotgun sequence genomic window:
- the LOC8056693 gene encoding dirigent protein 1: MACSKLSLVVLLALLVVLAAGPAAVRRAEAAASAHLHFYMHDVTGGPSATAVRVVNGPRGNFGNTMVIDDKLTEGTSASSTTVGRAQGYYMVASVANLEFLVNMNVVLTSGPYAGSSLTVVGRDDVSVPVRELSVVGGTGQFRMARGYVLWKTVTPEILDLEIFVNPS, translated from the coding sequence ATGGCTTGCTCCAAGCTCTCCCTAGTAGTGCTGCTCGCATTGCTCGTGGTCCTCGCCGCCGGCCCAGCGGCGGTGCGACGGGCCGAAGCGGCGGCATCGGCGCATCTGCACTTTTACATGCACGACGTGACGGGCGGGCCATCGGCGACGGCGGTGCGAGTGGTTAATGGTCCACGGGGCAACTTCGGCAACACCATGGTGATCGACGACAAGCTAACCGAGGGGACGTCGGCGTCGTCGACGACGGTGGGACGCGCGCAGGGCTACTACATGGTGGCGTCGGTGGCGAACCTCGAGTTCCTCGTCAACATGAATGTCGTGCTTACTTCTGGCCCATATGCCGGAAGCTCGCTCACGGTGGTTGGCCGTGACGACGTCAGCGTCCCGGTGAGGGAGCTCTCGGTGGTCGGCGGCACGGGGCAGTTCAGGATGGCGCGCGGCTATGTGCTGTGGAAGACCGTCACCCCCGAGATTCTCGACCTGGAGATCTTCGTCAACCCTTCTTGA